From one Coffea eugenioides isolate CCC68of chromosome 11, Ceug_1.0, whole genome shotgun sequence genomic stretch:
- the LOC113754380 gene encoding ABC transporter B family member 26, chloroplastic-like isoform X2: MAICLTSPRTHSSPEFGKLRSTNITIRKLHLNLAFNSKLRFPYSISVPNVQSRKYSHFSESSSVKGGGVSPEAYQDDDDDGLQIGDSNFDKLKEWVNIVRPFIPGGSWWNLYNAEGKQDGSPTSANPVSLPYALARMWTLVADQRWVLCTAFAALAIAAVAEISIPSILAASIFAAHSGNRDVFLGNSKLLVFLCFTSGICSGLRSGCFAVANTVLVKRMRKTLYSILLDQDFSFFRTEAVGDLTSRLGTDCQRLSHTFGGNLHLIVRNLLQGTGAFIYLVTLSWPLALSTMVICSLLSVIFLFYGRYQKKAAKLSQDYTASANEVATETLSLIRAVRAYGTERQEVERFVQQLENIAFVGIRESAANGFWSMSFHSLYRFTQVLAVLLGGMSILTGHVSAELLTKYVFYCEWLIYAAWRVQDNLSSLLQSVGACEKIFLLMNLSSNDQLSSKGVKLSKLRGDIDFVNVSFHYPSQNMVPVLENMNFSIRANETTAIVGVSGSGKSTLINLLLRLYEQTDGQIFIDHFSHRELDIRWLRGKIGFVGQDPHLFNMDIKSNICYGCNRNIRQEDIEWAAKQAYAHNFISSLPNGYGTIINDNLLSRGQKQRIALARAILRDPEILVLDEATSALDAESEYYIKCFLQSFKIKTKRTVIVIAQRMSTLEAADNILVIDGGQIVEANLKVKHHHFIQLCL; this comes from the exons ATGGCAATTTGTTTGACCAGTCCCCGCACTCATTCTAGCCCTGAATTTGGAAAACTCCGTAGTACAAATATCACTATTCGTAAATTACACTTGAACCTAGCCTTCAATAGTAAGTTGAGATTTCCATATTCAATCTCAGTCCCAAATGTTCAATCTCGAAAATACTCCCACTTTTCAGAGTCTTCATCCGTAAAAGGCGGTGGTGTTTCTCCGGAAGCATATCAAGATGACGATGATGATGGACTTCAAATAGGGGACTCTAATTTTGACAAATTAAAGGAATGGGTGAATATTGTTAGGCCTTTTATTCCAGGTGGGAGTTGGTGGAATTTATATAATGCAGAGGGAAAACAAGATGGCTCCCCTACTTCAGCCAATCCAGTGAGTCTTCCCTATGCCCTTGCTAGGATGTGGACGCTGGTGGCTGATCAGAGATGGGTCCTATGCACAGCCTTTGCCGCCCTTGCCATAGCTGCG GTAGCGGAGATCTCAATACCAAGTATATTGGCTGCATCAATCTTCGCTGCACACAGTGGTAACCGGGACGTGTTCCTGGGGAACTCAAAgttactagttttcctttgtttCACTTCTGGGATTTGCAG TGGCTTGCGAAGTGGCTGCTTTGCCGTTGCAAATACTGTCTTG GTTAAACGTATGAGGAAAACTCTGTACAGCATTCTTCTTGATCAG gatttttccttttttcgtACCGAAGCTGTCGGTGATTTGACCAGCAGGCTTGGAACAGACTGTCAAAGATTATCCCACACTTTTGGAGGCAATCTACATCTGATAGTACGCAACTTGCTTCAG GGAACAGGAGCATTCATCTATTTGGTGACTTTGTCTTGGCCTCTTGCGCTGTCAACGATGGTGATATGCTCTCTGCTATCagtaatctttcttttttatggcAG GTACCAAAAGAAAGCAGCGAAGCTTAGCCAAGACTATACAGCTTCTGCAAATGAA GTTGCAACAGAAACACTTTCTCTGATCAGAGCTGTCAGAGCATATGGAACAGAAAGACAGGAAGTTGAAAG GTTTGTGCAGCAACTCGAGAACATAGCCTTTGTGGGAATTCGAGAAAGTGCTGCCAATGGATTCTGGAGTATGAGTTTTCATTCCCTTTATCGCTTTACACAG GTTTTGGCAGTTCTTTTAGGCGGcatgtctattttgactggtCACGTATCAGCTGAGCTGCTTACTAAATATGTTTTCTACTGTGAGTGGTTGATTTATGCGGCATGGAGAGTGCAAGACAACCTGTCGTCATTACTTCAATCTGTTGGAGCTTGTGAAAAAATTTTCCTGTTGATGAATCTCTCGTCAAATgatcaattatcatcaaaag gagtgaaattgtcaaagcTAAGGGGTGATATTGACTTTGTCAATGTATCCTTTCACTACCCGTCACAGAATATG GTACCTGTTTTAGAAAACATGAACTTTTCTATACGAGCAAATGAAACAACTGCAATC GTTGGTGTCAGTGGTAGTGGGAAAAGCACATTGATAAATCTTTTGCTTCGTCTCTATGAACAAACTGATGGTCAG ATTTTTATTGATCATTTTTCCCATAGAGAACTCGACATCAGGTGGCTGAGAGGAAAAATTGGATTTGTTGGACAG GATCCCCATCTGTTTAATATGGATATCAAGTCAAACATATGTTACGGTTGCAATAGAAATATCAGACAGGAAGATATAGAATGGGCTGCAAAGCAGGCTTATGCACACAACTTCATCTCTTCCCTGCCGAATGGTTATGGAACAATTATAAATGATAACCTTCTGAGTAGAGGACAAAAGCAGCGTATTGCTCTTGCAAGGGCCATTCTTAGGGACCCTGAAATTCTAGTTCTTGATGAAGCTACCAGCGCTTTGGATGCAGAAAGTGAATACTACATCAAG TGCTTTCTCCAGtctttcaaaatcaaaacaaaaagaactGTCATTGTCATTGCACAAAG AATGTCTACCTTAGAAGCTGCAGACAATATCCTGGTAATCGATGGCGGGCAAATTGTTGAG GCAAATTTGAAAGTTAAACATCATCATTTCATCCAACTCTGTTTATGA
- the LOC113754380 gene encoding ABC transporter B family member 26, chloroplastic-like isoform X3, protein MAICLTSPRTHSSPEFGKLRSTNITIRKLHLNLAFNSKLRFPYSISVPNVQSRKYSHFSESSSVKGGGVSPEAYQDDDDDGLQIGDSNFDKLKEWVNIVRPFIPGGSWWNLYNAEGKQDGSPTSANPVSLPYALARMWTLVADQRWVLCTAFAALAIAAVAEISIPSILAASIFAAHSGNRDVFLGNSKLLVFLCFTSGICSGLRSGCFAVANTVLVKRMRKTLYSILLDQDFSFFRTEAVGDLTSRLGTDCQRLSHTFGGNLHLIVRNLLQGTGAFIYLVTLSWPLALSTMVICSLLSVIFLFYGRYQKKAAKLSQDYTASANEVATETLSLIRAVRAYGTERQEVERFVQQLENIAFVGIRESAANGFWSMSFHSLYRFTQVLAVLLGGMSILTGHVSAELLTKYVFYCEWLIYAAWRVQDNLSSLLQSVGACEKIFLLMNLSSNDQLSSKGVKLSKLRGDIDFVNVSFHYPSQNMIFIDHFSHRELDIRWLRGKIGFVGQDPHLFNMDIKSNICYGCNRNIRQEDIEWAAKQAYAHNFISSLPNGYGTIINDNLLSRGQKQRIALARAILRDPEILVLDEATSALDAESEYYIKCFLQSFKIKTKRTVIVIAQRMSTLEAADNILVIDGGQIVEHGKHSDLLRKDGLYARLWRIQANAWA, encoded by the exons ATGGCAATTTGTTTGACCAGTCCCCGCACTCATTCTAGCCCTGAATTTGGAAAACTCCGTAGTACAAATATCACTATTCGTAAATTACACTTGAACCTAGCCTTCAATAGTAAGTTGAGATTTCCATATTCAATCTCAGTCCCAAATGTTCAATCTCGAAAATACTCCCACTTTTCAGAGTCTTCATCCGTAAAAGGCGGTGGTGTTTCTCCGGAAGCATATCAAGATGACGATGATGATGGACTTCAAATAGGGGACTCTAATTTTGACAAATTAAAGGAATGGGTGAATATTGTTAGGCCTTTTATTCCAGGTGGGAGTTGGTGGAATTTATATAATGCAGAGGGAAAACAAGATGGCTCCCCTACTTCAGCCAATCCAGTGAGTCTTCCCTATGCCCTTGCTAGGATGTGGACGCTGGTGGCTGATCAGAGATGGGTCCTATGCACAGCCTTTGCCGCCCTTGCCATAGCTGCG GTAGCGGAGATCTCAATACCAAGTATATTGGCTGCATCAATCTTCGCTGCACACAGTGGTAACCGGGACGTGTTCCTGGGGAACTCAAAgttactagttttcctttgtttCACTTCTGGGATTTGCAG TGGCTTGCGAAGTGGCTGCTTTGCCGTTGCAAATACTGTCTTG GTTAAACGTATGAGGAAAACTCTGTACAGCATTCTTCTTGATCAG gatttttccttttttcgtACCGAAGCTGTCGGTGATTTGACCAGCAGGCTTGGAACAGACTGTCAAAGATTATCCCACACTTTTGGAGGCAATCTACATCTGATAGTACGCAACTTGCTTCAG GGAACAGGAGCATTCATCTATTTGGTGACTTTGTCTTGGCCTCTTGCGCTGTCAACGATGGTGATATGCTCTCTGCTATCagtaatctttcttttttatggcAG GTACCAAAAGAAAGCAGCGAAGCTTAGCCAAGACTATACAGCTTCTGCAAATGAA GTTGCAACAGAAACACTTTCTCTGATCAGAGCTGTCAGAGCATATGGAACAGAAAGACAGGAAGTTGAAAG GTTTGTGCAGCAACTCGAGAACATAGCCTTTGTGGGAATTCGAGAAAGTGCTGCCAATGGATTCTGGAGTATGAGTTTTCATTCCCTTTATCGCTTTACACAG GTTTTGGCAGTTCTTTTAGGCGGcatgtctattttgactggtCACGTATCAGCTGAGCTGCTTACTAAATATGTTTTCTACTGTGAGTGGTTGATTTATGCGGCATGGAGAGTGCAAGACAACCTGTCGTCATTACTTCAATCTGTTGGAGCTTGTGAAAAAATTTTCCTGTTGATGAATCTCTCGTCAAATgatcaattatcatcaaaag gagtgaaattgtcaaagcTAAGGGGTGATATTGACTTTGTCAATGTATCCTTTCACTACCCGTCACAGAATATG ATTTTTATTGATCATTTTTCCCATAGAGAACTCGACATCAGGTGGCTGAGAGGAAAAATTGGATTTGTTGGACAG GATCCCCATCTGTTTAATATGGATATCAAGTCAAACATATGTTACGGTTGCAATAGAAATATCAGACAGGAAGATATAGAATGGGCTGCAAAGCAGGCTTATGCACACAACTTCATCTCTTCCCTGCCGAATGGTTATGGAACAATTATAAATGATAACCTTCTGAGTAGAGGACAAAAGCAGCGTATTGCTCTTGCAAGGGCCATTCTTAGGGACCCTGAAATTCTAGTTCTTGATGAAGCTACCAGCGCTTTGGATGCAGAAAGTGAATACTACATCAAG TGCTTTCTCCAGtctttcaaaatcaaaacaaaaagaactGTCATTGTCATTGCACAAAG AATGTCTACCTTAGAAGCTGCAGACAATATCCTGGTAATCGATGGCGGGCAAATTGTTGAG CATGGCAAGCACAGTGATCTCCTCAGGAAGGATGGACTGTATGCACGTTTGTGGAGAATTCAAGCTAATGCCTGGGCTTAA
- the LOC113754380 gene encoding ABC transporter B family member 26, chloroplastic-like isoform X1, translated as MAICLTSPRTHSSPEFGKLRSTNITIRKLHLNLAFNSKLRFPYSISVPNVQSRKYSHFSESSSVKGGGVSPEAYQDDDDDGLQIGDSNFDKLKEWVNIVRPFIPGGSWWNLYNAEGKQDGSPTSANPVSLPYALARMWTLVADQRWVLCTAFAALAIAAVAEISIPSILAASIFAAHSGNRDVFLGNSKLLVFLCFTSGICSGLRSGCFAVANTVLVKRMRKTLYSILLDQDFSFFRTEAVGDLTSRLGTDCQRLSHTFGGNLHLIVRNLLQGTGAFIYLVTLSWPLALSTMVICSLLSVIFLFYGRYQKKAAKLSQDYTASANEVATETLSLIRAVRAYGTERQEVERFVQQLENIAFVGIRESAANGFWSMSFHSLYRFTQVLAVLLGGMSILTGHVSAELLTKYVFYCEWLIYAAWRVQDNLSSLLQSVGACEKIFLLMNLSSNDQLSSKGVKLSKLRGDIDFVNVSFHYPSQNMVPVLENMNFSIRANETTAIVGVSGSGKSTLINLLLRLYEQTDGQIFIDHFSHRELDIRWLRGKIGFVGQDPHLFNMDIKSNICYGCNRNIRQEDIEWAAKQAYAHNFISSLPNGYGTIINDNLLSRGQKQRIALARAILRDPEILVLDEATSALDAESEYYIKCFLQSFKIKTKRTVIVIAQRMSTLEAADNILVIDGGQIVEHGKHSDLLRKDGLYARLWRIQANAWA; from the exons ATGGCAATTTGTTTGACCAGTCCCCGCACTCATTCTAGCCCTGAATTTGGAAAACTCCGTAGTACAAATATCACTATTCGTAAATTACACTTGAACCTAGCCTTCAATAGTAAGTTGAGATTTCCATATTCAATCTCAGTCCCAAATGTTCAATCTCGAAAATACTCCCACTTTTCAGAGTCTTCATCCGTAAAAGGCGGTGGTGTTTCTCCGGAAGCATATCAAGATGACGATGATGATGGACTTCAAATAGGGGACTCTAATTTTGACAAATTAAAGGAATGGGTGAATATTGTTAGGCCTTTTATTCCAGGTGGGAGTTGGTGGAATTTATATAATGCAGAGGGAAAACAAGATGGCTCCCCTACTTCAGCCAATCCAGTGAGTCTTCCCTATGCCCTTGCTAGGATGTGGACGCTGGTGGCTGATCAGAGATGGGTCCTATGCACAGCCTTTGCCGCCCTTGCCATAGCTGCG GTAGCGGAGATCTCAATACCAAGTATATTGGCTGCATCAATCTTCGCTGCACACAGTGGTAACCGGGACGTGTTCCTGGGGAACTCAAAgttactagttttcctttgtttCACTTCTGGGATTTGCAG TGGCTTGCGAAGTGGCTGCTTTGCCGTTGCAAATACTGTCTTG GTTAAACGTATGAGGAAAACTCTGTACAGCATTCTTCTTGATCAG gatttttccttttttcgtACCGAAGCTGTCGGTGATTTGACCAGCAGGCTTGGAACAGACTGTCAAAGATTATCCCACACTTTTGGAGGCAATCTACATCTGATAGTACGCAACTTGCTTCAG GGAACAGGAGCATTCATCTATTTGGTGACTTTGTCTTGGCCTCTTGCGCTGTCAACGATGGTGATATGCTCTCTGCTATCagtaatctttcttttttatggcAG GTACCAAAAGAAAGCAGCGAAGCTTAGCCAAGACTATACAGCTTCTGCAAATGAA GTTGCAACAGAAACACTTTCTCTGATCAGAGCTGTCAGAGCATATGGAACAGAAAGACAGGAAGTTGAAAG GTTTGTGCAGCAACTCGAGAACATAGCCTTTGTGGGAATTCGAGAAAGTGCTGCCAATGGATTCTGGAGTATGAGTTTTCATTCCCTTTATCGCTTTACACAG GTTTTGGCAGTTCTTTTAGGCGGcatgtctattttgactggtCACGTATCAGCTGAGCTGCTTACTAAATATGTTTTCTACTGTGAGTGGTTGATTTATGCGGCATGGAGAGTGCAAGACAACCTGTCGTCATTACTTCAATCTGTTGGAGCTTGTGAAAAAATTTTCCTGTTGATGAATCTCTCGTCAAATgatcaattatcatcaaaag gagtgaaattgtcaaagcTAAGGGGTGATATTGACTTTGTCAATGTATCCTTTCACTACCCGTCACAGAATATG GTACCTGTTTTAGAAAACATGAACTTTTCTATACGAGCAAATGAAACAACTGCAATC GTTGGTGTCAGTGGTAGTGGGAAAAGCACATTGATAAATCTTTTGCTTCGTCTCTATGAACAAACTGATGGTCAG ATTTTTATTGATCATTTTTCCCATAGAGAACTCGACATCAGGTGGCTGAGAGGAAAAATTGGATTTGTTGGACAG GATCCCCATCTGTTTAATATGGATATCAAGTCAAACATATGTTACGGTTGCAATAGAAATATCAGACAGGAAGATATAGAATGGGCTGCAAAGCAGGCTTATGCACACAACTTCATCTCTTCCCTGCCGAATGGTTATGGAACAATTATAAATGATAACCTTCTGAGTAGAGGACAAAAGCAGCGTATTGCTCTTGCAAGGGCCATTCTTAGGGACCCTGAAATTCTAGTTCTTGATGAAGCTACCAGCGCTTTGGATGCAGAAAGTGAATACTACATCAAG TGCTTTCTCCAGtctttcaaaatcaaaacaaaaagaactGTCATTGTCATTGCACAAAG AATGTCTACCTTAGAAGCTGCAGACAATATCCTGGTAATCGATGGCGGGCAAATTGTTGAG CATGGCAAGCACAGTGATCTCCTCAGGAAGGATGGACTGTATGCACGTTTGTGGAGAATTCAAGCTAATGCCTGGGCTTAA